From the genome of Acropora palmata chromosome 4, jaAcrPala1.3, whole genome shotgun sequence, one region includes:
- the LOC141878727 gene encoding uncharacterized protein LOC141878727 produces the protein MKMSAGSSNELEDADRKPDAAGSDILEKVHSLFGESVYQALQKEEITDDDSIADLAARDPDAPIYTRMGLTYGKALRFRKEFGTKSRIHKSDSRPSSPATKLSMADMSTFTPEMIQFYLSK, from the exons ATGAAAATGAGTGCGGGAAGCTCGAATGAATTAGAAGACGCTGATAGGAAGCCTGATGCTGCCGGTAGCGacattttggaaaaagttCATTCACTGTTTGGGGAGTCAGTTTACCAAGCACTTCAAA AAGAGGAAATCACTGATGACGACTCAATCGCGGATTTGGCAGCTAGAGACCCTGATGCACCTATTTATACAAGAATGGGCTTAACGTACGGGAAAGCGCTTCGTTTCAGAAAAGAATTTGGAACCAAAAGTAGAATCCACAAAAGCGACTCGCGTCCTTCTTCTCCCGCCACAAAACTGTCAATGGCGGACATGTCCACGTTTACACCAGAGATGATACAATTTTACTTGTCCAAGTAA